The Cryptomeria japonica chromosome 2, Sugi_1.0, whole genome shotgun sequence region CTTCCCCAAATCTACCCACTTGGATTTTTTGGGTCTGTTTTTGCAATGAATGGACTAGAGATGAGAGGATTCAGAGGCCCAATGAAGCTGATAAATGAGGGCTCTGTTTCGGTTTCTGTTTCCGTGCCTGAACCAGCTAGGCCTCCATGGACTGCAATGTTTGCTGATAACAGAAGTCATAGACTTAAATCTGAGCAGTTTTTGTCATTTCCTGATGATTTATATGTGCATCCCAGGCTTCCTGATTTTCAAGCCCTCAATTTTCCATATTCCTATGGTGGTGGAAGGACAAATCATAACAATAATCAGAACAATCAGTTTGGGGATGTTTCTGAAATATGTGAGCAAATGAGACTGTATTCATCGCATTTGAATGGGGGAGGTTCATTGGTTTTAGATAGTGCAAGAGGAGAGCTGGTGAATGCTTCAAAAATGATGACTCCTAAAGAAATATTGGAAGCCAAGGCAGTGGCAGCTTCCAAGAGCCACAGTGAAGCGGAacgaagaagaagagagagaatcaaTTCTCATTTGGCTACCCTCAGAACGCTTCTCCCCAGTACTACTAAGGTCTCCTAAATTTATTCCTGTAACACTCcttttgggtgaaaattttgtccttttttgcctttttccattcTCTTTGTTGCTTTTCGCGCATTGCTCAGTGGAACGAATTTTAGCATACTGATATTTTTATCAAGATACTTTCCAATATTGGCATGGTAAACGCCTTAATTTGTTAAGGGTGTTCTGTAGAATTAGCCTGGGTGGTGTATGCTGTCTTTCAATCTTGTATGTATGTTACGTCAAACTATCAGATGCATGATATGCTAGTGTTTATGGTTTTGAATCACCTAAGTTGATTGAACCTCTTCCTACACCCAAACATCTTAGCTGATTAGAGTCCTAATGGGCAAATGAAAAATGTAGTTTTGTTCTTAAGGATTGTCGTTTGCCATCTAGTTGTTAATGACTGTTAGTACCAAGTTATTTTCAGTCCCTTGAGTGGATCCAACCTCTTTCTTTGTCATCCACTCATACCCAAACATATTAGGTGATCAGAGTACCGATCATGGTGTAATTCAAATGTGAAGTTATTTTGCCCTTAGGGATTGTCATTTGCCAAAGGGTGTTCCTTAGTTGAAGTGCTGTGGACTCATTTCACTCCTCAAAATGGGTTCAGTTTCATGGTTTAAGGTGCTGCTGATGGTATTTTATGTTTGAGAGAGATTAGTGGGGATAAAACTGTTGTTTGGTGTTCATCTATTACACTTTTACTTTGTTTTAATTTGTCCTTTTTCTATTCTTATGCAGACAGACAAAGCTTCACTCCTTGCAGAGGTGATTGATCATGTAAAAGACTTAAAGAGGCGCGCCTCAGAAATTGCCAAGGGAAATCCTGTGCCAACAGATGTGGATGAACTGAGAGTGGAAGCAGATGGAGATGGCAAGAATAATGAAGGTAGGATTCTTATTAAGGCATCTCTATGCTGTGATGATAGGCCTGACCTTCTTGCTGATTTGAACCGCACTCTTCACTCTCTGAGCCTAAAAACTGTTAAGGCAGAGATTTCTACACTTGGTGGAAGGATGAAAAATGTGTTTATCATGACAACCACCAACGAGAAAATCTCTGGGAAAGATCAGGAAAACCCCTCTGTGAATTGTGTGCAGGAAGCCCTGAGAGCTGTGATTGAAAGAGCTGCCTCTAATGAATTGTTGGCTTCAAATAAGAGGCAAAGAATTATTTCTTTGGATCCAACAAACTCTCTTATTTAATCCAACCAAATTGTGGTATTCTACAATTGAAAATTTTGTGAATATCTTAAGCCACTGAGGATTTGTTGACAGTAACAATGGGTATGGTAGCAAATCATGTTTTCAAGATCACAAAATTGTCTTCACCAATGAAGGATCTGGTGATGGTAGGTCGATATATCAGGTCATATTTTCAAGGAGAAAAGCATTTACTGTTGTGAGGGTATGAGTTTCTTTATGCCTAGTAGGGCATAACTTACATTTTACCTTTTTAATATAGGGTTTGGGAGTTTGCAGTGTGCATTGACCATGCAGCTTCTGAACAATAGCTATATACCCATTTTgactcatttcttcaatctctacAAGATGAGGTTAATTTAAGCTCATCTACAGATGCTCCAGGAAACAAGTAATTTTGTATACCAGCTTATGTATAGCATGATGGTGATTAATGAATTAGCTACTATGTTTCTTTGAGTAGGTAGAACTAAGGATGAACATGGGTGATGATCATGCCTATGCCTTTCAATGAGTCTGTTTGATCCTGTCTGTTTTCTTTTTTTCTGGTGCTTGTTGATTGGTTAGCAAACTGCATTGCAGTTGAAGGTAGAAATCTTGTTGGCTTGGGCATCTGTTATTTTTGGGGATTTGTCCATCTTGCAGGTGTCTGCTCTACCATTGAGATACTTCCCTGCATGATGTGGCTGTCTGATGTAGGTTATGATGGTCCATGAGTGATTCCTGGCTTGATTCTGAATTTTGCAGGCTGAGATATTCCTTTTATGAATCTCTAAAGTGTCACTTATTTAGTTGGCCAAGTTATCTGAGATTCATgggatatttattattttaaaaaatgaattacATGATATCCTACATGTGAAATTTTTATTTGTGCAGCTTTTCAAACTCTTTCCTTACTCTGATATAAGTACAAGATAAGCTTACTATTTTAAGCCAGTCAACTCTATAACATATAAACCTGTAAATATGGAAGCATAACTTAGAGTGAACTTTGAACATGAATTGGAAACTAAAATCAATACTTATTTCTCCCTTTGAGAATTTCATCCCATTGAAGGTCACTGACAAAATCTGTTTCTTTAGATCTGACTGGATCATAAAATTTTCTAATCCTACCTTCGCCTTTCATCAAGTCCTGTAAAGTAGGTAACAGAGAGTAAGTTCAACCTGTATTGTTCCACAAATGATTCTCCATGGAGGGTCCACAGTACCTTGTAAATATTTTTCCTTTATGGAAGTTCACATGTAACATCAGACTAGACTCTAATAGTTTGAAAATTGATGGGTTTTGTTCAGAGGTAGCCACCTTGTTTCTTGCTGCATGTGCTATGGATGCAGTGGTCCAATGATTCGGTGCAGTTTTCATGTCAAACACACTTTCTGCTGGGCCTTCCGGGAGTGAGGCAAAGACCGTGATAGGCCTCTTGGATATAGAAAAAAGAGGAAAGCAAAGGTCTTCTATAAGTTTCCACAATGTTTAGTTCACAGTACACCAAACCTTGCTTGGACTGCAGGGTACCAAGCACCAAATGAGAACCAACCCACGCACCCAATTGTACTTTGACTGTGGATGCACATATCATACCCCACTCAACAGTGGTACTCTGATAAAGAAGACACCCACATCAATGTGCAGGCCATAAAGAAGACACAAGTAAAGAGATTCAACAGTGGAGTTATTAATCTAAGACCATGCAAAATAGTTTTCATGAAattttttgtataaaaaaaaaacTGTGAATGGGCTCTTGGTTTGctggtgaagttgaaaggttcttaatgagtCGAAGGcttgctgagtgcaaggctctGATATCTTAAGGGATGAGGGGATGTGCCCTAGATCAATTTGGCTGAATAGATACCCCCAGTCCTTTGACTATTAGCTGAAGAGAATGATAAtcctccattaaaaaaaaaaatcaactaagtTTTATGTAGAAGGTTTTTTTGTAGAGTAAATAAAAAATGTATTTCGGGCTAAATGAATATGAGCACACATGACCAACTAAAGGGGCCACGGACAAGTATCAAAATCAGGAAAATGAGCAATATCAATCTAGGAGGAGACAGGGACAAGTATCAAAATCGGGGAAATGAACAATATCAATCAAAGGAGACAAACATTTTAGTGGGCATGATGATTTTCATTcatattgaaatttataaattattatgAAATATAAGATTACTATGTATAAATCATATAAGTTTCATGTACATTTTATTGGATATTCCGAATTTTGATTAGATTAGCATTTACAAAAAGATAAATTTGTATTGTGAACATCAGATAATCCAATAAAGGATGAGCATATTGAGATAATTCCAATCAAGTAGATGTTTTATCAGCAACATCTTTGACCACTTTTAAGATCTTTCAATTAGCTATCTAAAGTGGAAAAAAGCTTGtggaaaaatatattcaaaaatattataaataatattttaaaatgtatttaaatAAAAGTCTATATAAAATGGAGTTCATTATATATTGATAAGTATAATCCATGAGAAATAGATCAATTAAGTTTTAATACAACATAAAGTGAGAGGGATGGTTAATACATCACATTGAGGGTAGAGTAAGTTAAAGTAAAAAATATGTTAAGTTTTATATGTAGAGAAGTGTATATCTTCACACTTTTTTCTATGTGTTTATGTTACTATGTATGGATCTTTCTAATCCAGCTCCTAACATTTAATTGGTCAATTGTGGTGTACTTGATGAACCTAAACCCAAATCTGACACTCAATTATGTTAAACATTCCATTTAGAGAAATCTTAATCCTTTTCCTAGAGCATTACCCCATCTTGGACTAGATAATGCATGTGGTTTTGTTGCCTCTATTGAATCAGAACCACAAGCATAGCCTCAATCCTCTATCTTCAAACCCAAATTTATCCTTTTGCCATGTTGACTCTTTTAGAATATGGCCATTACTTATCGACTAGTACAATAAAGGTTTTAAATTGTGTGTCTAAGGCTATTGTTTACCAATAGGCTAGTATTTAAAGATATCAACCCAGTTTATTTGAACACAAATTAATGGCAATTTAGGTAACACAGcaaaagcatttcaattgttgtcAGTTGTTGTCAATTGCATGTTTACTAATCAAACTCTATTATGTCTACATCAACATTCAACacttttgttatttatttatttcaatctaCTAAATTGGTTCGAGGGCTTGACCATGGGCAAGAAAATAGGAAGTCCTAGTAGTGGTCCTTAGCACTACCCATTTTTCCTTAGAAAATATCATCAAGATTAATATCTTTTGTAGGTATTGAATATTTGATTCTCTAAAACTGTGTCATTAAGATAAAACCATGTAGGTTAACTAAATTTTAGGCACATTCTCATCTTAGATCCTCAAATTCTTACGGTCTCTAAAGAAACATCTACTTTTAGATTTTAATCTATGCCTTTGTCACAATTTCATAACACTCTTGAGGTCCAATTTACATTAATTTTGAACTAAGCCCTAATCTATTTGTTTATTTCAATTTTACTACATATCTATGTTGATATTTATCATTCTCAACCCATTCATTTAATTGAGGGCTTCGTTGATTATATTGAGTTATTTATCATTCAAATATGATATCTAACTCAGTTATAAGGATAGTAGAGCACACTTatttttcctacattcaaaacACACAACATTCTAGAGTTGTAAGCTTTTATAAACCTTTTGAAAGTACATCGCTAATAGATGAACTATCActccaaaatatttcaaaaaaaattaacaaaGCAACAAACTTAATTGTGTTCTAGTTCTTATGTGGAAAACTAGACAATTATAGTTTTCTATATCTGCATGCTAAGCTATAGTAGTAGAGGAGCTATAATTAACATTGTCTCTTTTTCTTTCCTATATAATTTGGGTTGTCTCTAAAAAAGTAATATAATAGATTATTTGATTCTTGTTcaaattatttattataaaaatttaaaatatatgaaGGATGAACCAAAGTATCCAAGTCATGTGGATGTATTATacgttgaatggttgaatggaccagaatactaagagggggggtgaatcagtattcccacaacaATAAAACTCTTACTGATATTTTAACgttagcaattaatctcatcaataTGAATCAGCAAATGCAGAATAAATGaaaaacataatcacaagatagacaccaaattttatacgtggaaacccaaattggaaaaaccatggagagggttaactctcgagataatatagctagttatatggtgtttactaAATGGTGGCTCACTGTCGGATGGCTCACTACTTGATTACAATTCAGCTCATTGccggaatgctcactgcaatagaaataagtgaactaaggaaatttgcatctccaaatgcatgaggttagttccaagataagctcagaTAACAACTCACAACTAATCTAGTAAGGGATCTCTCCAACCTATCCACAACTGCCTTCAACAAATctggtaagggattactgcaacactatctGCCCTCTGTCAATTCAACTACTTGTAGCAAATCCGGTAAAGCATTACTGCAACATAACACTCGCACCTTTTCACATACACCTTCGCTCTTACACATATACCATACTCCATTGTTCACACTGCACACTTCTTGCATACATTTTGTTCATTTGTCTCTCCACTTCTCTTAAATCCCATGCGCACTACTACTACTCACTTTACTTGCATACCACTACTTTGTCGCTTGCACACTCCATACACtatcatacatacacatacatatgtctatatatatataccgGTCAACACATACACTGAGATAATATGTCGGCCAAACACAAAAGGTTTATACAATAAAGCATTGTTCAGATCAACACGTTACCAAAATATGTTTTGATCAAAAATAGAGTAACCAAGTCGGCCTTCAATGATCTTCTACACGCTTCAATTGTTGAAACAAAACAAGGATCTATCGGACCCATAGATACGAACCCATAAGCACAAAATCCAAACATAACAACTTCCAACTTCAATATACAAATACCATAGATTTCGGAGCATAGAATTCATAGAACATAATGCGATACAACCATTTGGATAGCAATTCAACTGATACAACTTCAACCATGACTAGCAAATACTAGATTCTAGAACAAGGGGTCTTCCAGAAATAACTCCAGTAGATCATACGTACTTAGTTGCTCAGTGTCTATTCAATGTCATTGCTCTTCTTACTACATACATTACCTATTCATTATCACTGCTCTGCTCAATATGCTACATCTGGTCCAACCAGATCACcaattttgacaacaatgacaacaatgacaacattcacacaaatctaacattATAACCCATGTAAAATCATTGTTTATATACCTTTAGATCATGTAATGTGaactaattaatatataaaaaatgcCAAAATTGATTGTAATTCAAACAAGTGTCATATGTGGGGCATTCAAAATCATTTTGAATGAAtaggaagttaaaaaaaaaatgtttgagaATGAGTTAGGGTCGAGTGTTGGTCATCTAACCACTTGATGAGGTGGATATTTGAATATAATGGAGTTCCTATcaattattattttgattgttgcACATTGTTTTCAAGACTTTATCCCTGTAAGTGggataaaatattatataaaatttaaatcTTCTCAATAATAATTATTGCATCTCTTTTGTTGAATATGAGAGTAGATGACATAACAGAAACACTATCGAATATAGTGTTTTACCTAATTAAAAGTATTTGATTAAACCATCAAACAAAAATCAAATATGAAGAAATAATATACAAATCATATGTACATTAGATATACATGGAGAAACACTAAAAAAACCACCACCAAATATACCCAAGCTTTTATTAATCTGAAAcaatagaataaaataataaaatctacTTATCTATCTAATTTATAGTAATCTAACAacataaaaaatttagaaacatGATATAAGAAACCATTATCACATCCTCCAatatatagaaaataaaaatttacaaaccATAATAGTTTCCAAAACAAGTAGTTAAAACCAAGGGCCCAAAACTAGATGCTTAAGTCTACATGCAAATATCTAATGCTCCATGGTCATAGTCAATTGACCTAAAGTATAAACATTACATGTCATAGATTATGTCCTAACCACCACCACATATTCACCACTTTCCCAATTTCGGGAACTCCATGATGGAAATCAATGCTATATCATAACAACTATCTTAGAAAGATCCTCTATAACTTCTAGTTTGACATTTTTTCAAGTAAACCCCTATTCAATATCTTGTTATAAAATGTGTTTCAAGTATCCTAGAGAATAATCATGTTCCCCAAGGGCATTCCATTTAGTAAATACCATGATGTTTGGAGATCATACATTATTTATTAGTTGCACGATTTAGCAAGGTGAATGTTACACCTAATAATAATGTTATCCCACTTGAAATTTATAATCTAAAGAcataataagaaattaaaataaatgaataaggTGCTAGAAGAGGCAAGGCTTGTAGTCTCTCTATACCAAAATAGCTTATTTTTCTCACTAACTTAGTGAGATAATTTGCAATATTATCTAAACCATCGACCTTCTACATTATGATTCTATTGTCAACCATCTCACACAATaaagtgatactaaacatcaataagCTTAGTATGATCATGGCACACTAGATTTTTTGTCAATTAGATAACACTCTTATTTTCATGTCTAGTTATAACCTTTCTACACTCAAACTCAATATAAAAATAATCTATATAatcatatttataaaataaaaagacAATTCATGTAGTATACCAATCATACAATCTCACATTCTTGGGAATCATATATATTTGATCACTAGTGGAAGTGAACTTTGGGTAGGCAACAAGGATGGTGAAGTATCTTTAGAGAATTCTTGTTAGAACCACAACTTAGTTATCCCTTGCATTTTTGCTAGATCGTCATCTAGAGAGTAGATGACATTTAGTTCACTCACCAAAATTTTAGCCGAATCTTTTGCATCTTCAAAAATATTGTTGGAATTCATAAACTCCACATGAGGTATCTTTGTAGCCCTacttagataaaaaaaaaaattgtgtcttttACAAATTTAAAGGTTAGTCATACCTACAAATTGAATTCGTTGCCTAGAAATtccttaaaatattaaaattttatattaacACAGTTAAACAAGACTTCACAATAATTTTTTCATAAATCTTTGGCGAAGATAAATTTTAGGCAAGAAAAAGAGATAGTTTTTGCAAAATTGGAGTAGTCTCCCTTGGTATTCACCAATTCCCATCCAAGTATTTAaagattattattctttgaaaaatATAGAATATTTAACTACAAATCTTTGTCCAGTTTCATAAAACAAGGAAAGGTCCCTTGTAAATAAATTGCAAAGATCATTTAGCCTTCGAACATGGTCAAGATCTAGTTCAAAAGATACCTTGGagttgttctctcaacttttgaagAGAAGAATGTGTTCTATTGTTTTACTTAACATTGGTTGTGTTAATGTCACCATCAATAGTATTGTTTTCAAAATGTGCGTTACTATAGACATATGATTTGTAAAAAAATCTCTTAAATAGATgcaaattcaattttttatttagtcATTAAATCCTTAAAAGTCAAAAtaagaatatttttaattttttaatgtatGGACTTAAATGTTATGAAAAGAAAatgttaaattttaaaaaaataaaattctatgaaCTACAAAATATACTAACTTGGCTTTAATAATAAATGTTATCTATATTAAATTAGATAATGATTTCCTCATACCAAAATAAtgcgaattttttttaaaaatacactTTGATGAACTACAAAAAAAAATGCTAGCTTGGCTTTAAtcaatatattttgtttatattaATTTAGATAGTGATCTCCTTTTATCAAAATAATGTGAGCAAATATGAATTAACAAAAGCATGACAAACTTTAAATTAAACCAGGGTATAAAGACACAAGTTAATGTTGTACATTGCAACAAATATGTGTGCATTAACAAAATAAGAAAATTTACACCTATATTATTTTTAGCATAGTATTTACAAATATAGTTATTCAAACCACTATAATTGAAATTCATTTTAAAGAATGAGTTAGTATACTGATTCAATGTAAATGATATCAACAAAGGAGTTGACTCAATGGAGCATTGCCTATAAAGGATAAGAAAATTAGTTTTGTTTATGCTTCAGTATAGAAAGATACATAAGAACTTATAAGCACAAATTTAGAGACAAGAAACCTACAAGGATGAGAAATTAGAAGGGAAATATTGATGCCAAAATATCATAGATACAAAATGAATACCTAATAAAGAGGTTTTCAACTATTTGAAAATAAGAAACAAAAAGTTTTGAAAATATCCGCTAgatagtgatggtatgatgaaagaacaaggatctcaAAATCAACTtgtcaaagtaaacttagaactttcaatgcaatatcactgtcaagattaaACTGTCAAGTTAAACCGGATGTCTGTTATagcagattaacagtaaacaa contains the following coding sequences:
- the LOC131071361 gene encoding transcription factor bHLH30; the encoded protein is MVGMELRSLHSQVEQQQIVLVLVLAQDGGFNLFFLLQTLNTHCFDPCRLLKIFNFELPQIYPLGFFGSVFAMNGLEMRGFRGPMKLINEGSVSVSVSVPEPARPPWTAMFADNRSHRLKSEQFLSFPDDLYVHPRLPDFQALNFPYSYGGGRTNHNNNQNNQFGDVSEICEQMRLYSSHLNGGGSLVLDSARGELVNASKMMTPKEILEAKAVAASKSHSEAERRRRERINSHLATLRTLLPSTTKTDKASLLAEVIDHVKDLKRRASEIAKGNPVPTDVDELRVEADGDGKNNEGRILIKASLCCDDRPDLLADLNRTLHSLSLKTVKAEISTLGGRMKNVFIMTTTNEKISGKDQENPSVNCVQEALRAVIERAASNELLASNKRQRIISLDPTNSLI